The following coding sequences are from one Maniola jurtina chromosome 14, ilManJurt1.1, whole genome shotgun sequence window:
- the LOC123871601 gene encoding uncharacterized protein LOC123871601 isoform X2 — protein MLIPTCVIKLMELMLAIACLTLHNYSYDLTDISTLMLCSGTYVGYVVVLSGEIVGEIIIAPLDLVQDMFFGMVGVVLFSISGGLILSARTKSSIYPRTGNHTIALVTGSLAVLNALVMLFDLSLAYLDSEQFDDEASV, from the exons ATGTTAGCAATAGCCTGCCTCACTCTACACAACTACAGCTATGACTTGACAGATATCTCTACTCTGATGCTCTGTTCCGGAACCTACGTCGGTTACGTCGTTGTACTCTCTGGAGAGATAGTTG GGGAAATAATTATCGCACCACTGGATCTCGTCCAAGACATGTTCTTTGGGATGGTCGGTGTTGTCTTGTTCTCGATAAGCGGTGGACTGATCCTTAGCGCGAGAACAAAGTCCAGCATTTATCCCAGAACAGGCAACCACACTATTGCTCTTGTAACCGGATCGCTGGCTGTTCTCAACGCGTTGGTGATGCTGTTCGATCTGAGCTTGGCGTATTTGGACAGTGAACAGTTTGACGATGAAGCTAGTGTTTAA
- the LOC123871601 gene encoding uncharacterized protein LOC123871601 isoform X3, translating to MLAIACLTLHNYSYDLTDISTLMLCSGTYVGYVVVLSGEIVAEAVSAAADAYVDAWWSATGGVLFAACGGLTLHSWRDVPDCPRRNNAHAAAICALVAAALFTIDALLALCSVHKDEESVRSKSKRCSP from the exons ATGTTAGCAATAGCCTGCCTCACTCTACACAACTACAGCTATGACTTGACAGATATCTCTACTCTGATGCTCTGTTCCGGAACCTACGTCGGTTACGTCGTTGTACTCTCTGGAGAGATAGTTG CTGAAGCGGTGTCGGCGGCGGCGGACGCTTACGTCGACGCCTGGTGGTCAGCCACTGGTGGAGTGCTGTTCGCTGCCTGTGGCGGCCTCACACTCCACTCTTGGAGAGACGTCCCAGACTGCCCTCGACGCAACAACGCACACGCGGCCGCTATCTGTGCGCTAGTCGCCGCTGCACTTTTCACTATCGACGCCTTGTTAGCCCTGTGTTCCGTCCACAAAGATGAAGAAAGTGTCCGTTCTAAGTCTAAACGATGCAGtccctaa
- the LOC123871601 gene encoding uncharacterized protein LOC123871601 isoform X1, translated as MLIPTCVIKLMELMLAIACLTLHNYSYDLTDISTLMLCSGTYVGYVVVLSGEIVAEAVSAAADAYVDAWWSATGGVLFAACGGLTLHSWRDVPDCPRRNNAHAAAICALVAAALFTIDALLALCSVHKDEESVRSKSKRCSP; from the exons ATGTTAGCAATAGCCTGCCTCACTCTACACAACTACAGCTATGACTTGACAGATATCTCTACTCTGATGCTCTGTTCCGGAACCTACGTCGGTTACGTCGTTGTACTCTCTGGAGAGATAGTTG CTGAAGCGGTGTCGGCGGCGGCGGACGCTTACGTCGACGCCTGGTGGTCAGCCACTGGTGGAGTGCTGTTCGCTGCCTGTGGCGGCCTCACACTCCACTCTTGGAGAGACGTCCCAGACTGCCCTCGACGCAACAACGCACACGCGGCCGCTATCTGTGCGCTAGTCGCCGCTGCACTTTTCACTATCGACGCCTTGTTAGCCCTGTGTTCCGTCCACAAAGATGAAGAAAGTGTCCGTTCTAAGTCTAAACGATGCAGtccctaa